GCCAACCGGAAAACGTCGCTCGTGCGTTGTCCTTTTCTCAGTGAGTCCGCTGAGTATAAGATCGTGGCTGGCCCCTCGGCGAATCGCAATTTCTTGACACGAACTTGGTGTAAAAGGTCAATTGGGTGTTCGAAGCGGTTCATCGTGATCTTGATCATGCGAGCCGCTTTAGCATCCATGAGACGCAGACCTGTTGTAACATCGGTAACCCAGATTCCGCACAACACCCAAACGGCCGCGGATGCAACTTTGAGCATGACCTTCCGGTGGAATGGCATATCAATCGCTTTTCCCAAGAATCGCGATCCAAACACGATATTGGCTTTGTTATTCAATAGAATTTGCATCAACTTGGGCAAATCCTCCGCTCGATGTTGACCATCGGCGTCGAATGTAGCAACATATTCAGCCCCTTGCCGTAACGCGAAGCTGATACCGGTCTGGGTTGCAGCACCAGCACCCAGATTGACCGGATGACGCAGAACCCAAACGGGATAGTTCAGGGCGACCTCCGCCGTGTTGTCGGCCGAGCCGTCATCGACAACCACCACCGACCGGGCCACCTGGAGCAGGCTCTCCAGGGTTCGGCCAATCCGCGGGGCCTCGTTGAATGCTGGAACGACCACAAAACAGGACTCAGGCAGAACGGAATCAGCAAGCGTCGTCATGGTTTCACCCCGTCGCTGGCAGTCGCTCCACAACCCCGGCTGCACACAAGGTGAGAAGCGTCACATGGATGAAGGTCTCCGGGGCGATGAGCGGCCGCGAATCTGCCAGACTGGCCAGAAACGCCGCGATAGCGCGACTGTGCCCCTTATCCGCCGTCCAAAGATTTTTTTTGTGCCGCCGGATGCCGTCATCGAGGATCAGCGTCTTAAAATCTTCCAGCACCGCCGAGCAGCCACCGGCGTGGACCTCGATCCGCTCTTTACTGAAGCCCGGTGAACCGTTAGTCGAATAAATGAGATGACAGATGGAACCGTCTTTATAACGCACTAAAAACTGCCCGTCGTCACGCGGTGAGACACCCTGGGGACTAAGGCGCTGCAGTTCCAATGGCTCCGAGTCAGTCAGGAATGCGAAGAAGTCGAAGAAATGGCAGGCCTCGCCGATGATGCGGCCACCCTCGGCCGGGTCGGCCAGCCAGTGGTCGCGCGGAATTGGACCGGCGTTGACACGATAGGTGACGCTGAGCGGCCCTCGGCCTTTTGTGAACTGTTTTAATTCCTGGGCCAGCGGGGCGAAGCGGCGGTTGAAGCCCACCATGAGGTGGCCACCCGTTTTTTGTAAAGTTGCCTGCACAGCTTCGAGTTGGTCCGGAGTGATGGCGAGGGGCTTTTCGCAGAAGACCGCCTTACCGGCCTCAAGGGCCCGGCACACAAGCGGCGCGTGCTGCGAGTGCCGGGTCACGATGAACACGACGTCCGTGTCTGAGTCGTTCAGAATTTCGTCGACATCCGTTGCGCACCATTGGAAGCCGTACTTTTTGCCCACAGTTTGGGCCGTCATCCCCGAGGCGGTCACAATTCCCCGAAACCGCACCTGGGGCAGCTTTTTCAAAATGGGGAGCAGGACTGCCTGGGCGAAGTTGCCCGCCCCGATAAAGGACACACCCAGCGTGGCCTTGTCGATCGGGCGGGCCGGAGCTAGCAGTTCGATTCGCCGGGCAGAAGCCGTCTCACGGGAGGGATACGTGAGGACGATTCCCAGATAGGGCTCCCTGCCGTGGAGCATGAGCTCAAAGGCCTCGATTGCCCGATCGATGGGGAAACGATGCGTGGTGAGGATACTCGGTCGAACGGAACCGGCCGCGACTAATTCTAAAAATGCCTGTAAGTTTCTCTGCTCGGTCCAGCGAATATATCCCGGTGGATAGTCGTGGCCATGTTCTTCATAGTCGGGATCATAACGACCCGGTCCGTAGGAGCGAGAAACAATAAACGTCAGCTCTTTTTCGTAATAGGGTTTTCGCGGGATATTCATTCCCGTGACGCCGACCATGATGACCCGGGCACGGTCCCGTGCGAGTTCGGCGGCCAGTTCCACCGGGGCATTGCTGGAGGTGGCGGCTGTGATGATGATCGCGTCGGCACCCAGACCGTGTGTCCAGGTCCGAACGGCCGAGATGGAAGCCGAGTCAGGCGGCAGAGCCAGTGAGGCGCCCCCGGTGAGTGCGAGCTCGCGTCGCGCGGGGACCGGATCGAGGCCCGCGACCTGGCAGCCGGCAGCCTTCAGAATCTGCACAGCAAGCTGGCCCAAAAGCCCCAGGCCGATGACGACGACGTATTCGCCGACTTGCACATCGGCATTGCGAATGCCCTGCAGGGCGATGGCGCCCAGCGTGGCGTAGGCCGCGTCTTCGCAGGCGACGCCATCGGGAATCGGAGCGGCCAGGAGCTCGGGCACGGCGTTGTATTCGGCGTGATTGGCTATTCCCGCCCCGGCGCATGCCACCCGCTGACCAACACGGAAATGCCGCACGGCAGGCCCCGCGGCGACGATTTCACCCGCACAGCTATAGCCAAGCGGCATCCAGCGGTCGAGCTGCTGCTGGACGCTTCGGAGCGTGGCCCAGAGGCCATCGCGCTGGAGTTTGGTCAGTACTTTCTTGACGAGATCAGGCCTGGCCCGGGCTTTGCCAAGCAGTCCCTTCCGGGCAAGCTGGGCGACCATGCGCTCGGTGCCGGCGGAAATGAGCGAGGCCTCCGTGCGGACCAGCAGTCTATTCCCACCGACCTGCGGAAGCGGAATATCCGCAAGCTCTAATCGACCATTACGAACGTTTTGGAGGAGTTGGTACATGGGGAGAAAAGAGTACCTTGATCCAAGGACCAAGCCACTGCTTACGTGGAACTCGGCGACTAATAGCAGGATTTCAAATGCGTTACAACGTCATCCAATCATAGCCCAACACAAGGCAAACATACCGCTGCAAGAGGACTTTGAGTGCCATCTAAGGTTCATGCAGAATAGTCGCTAATAACTTCCTGGGGAATTTCATCAAATAAATGTGTCGGCCTTGCAGGGGCGTACTTGCCGGCACTTCGTAAGCGCCACACCCAGCCGAATCGCTCAGCAGCCCGCATTCGCAGCGCAACATCTTGTGGCCGGAAACCAGGGTGAACTTGAATTCGATACAGTCGATAAGTGCATGACTTTGGAGAATTAGTTCCACGTCGGGTTGTAGCCACGGTGTAATAAATATTTTGTTCGCGAATAAGCGTTTCGATTCTACGATTAAATATCCCAAATGGATACGCGAAATGTAAAATTTCAATTCCGAGCTTGTCTTCCAAGATGTTTTTTGATTCCAGCAACTCCTGGCACAATCTCTGATCGCTGCAATATGTTAGAGGAATGTGCGTGAGAGAGTGTGCTCCAACCTCGTGCCCACGCGCCAGCCATTCTTTTAATTCTGACCAATGCATTGCGAAACCGATTTTACCTCCTAGTTCGAATTTCCGCTGTTTTACATAGCCCGGCACGGCATATAAGTGCAGGCCTTCAGATTATGGCCTTCTAAAATCGGTAAAACGGTCTCATAAACACTTTTTTCTGCATCGTCGAAGGTGATCGTCAGTAACGGTGAAGTATGTCTTGCGTCACCGAGTCTCCTAAGAGCTTCAGAAATGGTTGCGACTTCGAACCTTTCTTTCAGCCATTTAACCTGCTTTTCAAATGCTTCGGCACAATTCTTAGGCACATCATGATATAGCAGAATGTACCACCTGTGCCGAGGCCACCTCGATACTGTAGAAAAAGCAAACGCTCTGAGTAAAACCTCTTGATACCTCATCATTTCTGGGATCCGAGCAATGCCTGCTCGTAAATGGAAGTCAAAACACTGACGTGAAAGCCGATGGTGAAGGGTTTGACTTTGTCGGATGTCCCGATCGACGTAATAGCCCCGCCTCCTCGCGAGATTCAAAGCACACGACGCCCACTCAGAAGGGGAAGCCGACAGAGACAAGAACTGGAGGTTCTCTGATAGGATTACCTCTCTCGTGACATTGTCAGAAGCCACGATGGGAATGCCACACAATTGTGCCTCAACAAGTGCAATTGGTAAACCTTCCCACTTGGAGGGAAAAACCATTACATCGAGGGCACCCAAGAGCGTATGAACGTCATTTCGATAACCCATCATGCGGATATGATGGGATATTCCCATACTCCTAGCCATTTTTTCGACCTTCTGACGAAGGGGACCCTCTCCAACCAGTAGCAGGCATGCGTCTTTCCGACGATTAACCAACTCTCTGAAGACTTCGAGCAGAAATACGTGATTCTTTGCCTCTAAAAAATTTCCAACGTGACCCACTACGAAAGCGTTTGGGTCAATATTGAGCTCGCGCCGTATGTCGTCTTGATTCAGATGAGGGCTGTGGATCGCGGGGTCGATACCTCCAGGAAGGATATGCAGTTTTCCACGCTCCTTCGCCTTCTTTGAGAATTTGCATCCAAATAGCGAGTACGCCGCCGCCTGAGAGCACGCTAGCCAATGGGTAGGAAACAGGTTGATCAACTTGCTGACAACTGTAGGCACAACCCGCAAAACAGTCGTCGTTTGTCTGCCCGCTGTTTGAGCATGCGCTATTCGGACGGGCACGTGATTTGAGGCAGCAATTTGCAGGGGCACAATGCTAAAAAAATGGTAATGGGTGTGCACAGCGTCATACGCATTATTTTTGAGAATCTTGCTAAGAGATCTTCGGTATCCAAGCAAATGTTTCCTATTTGGCAATCGGTAAATCTGGGCCCCCTGCGCAAGAAGGTTTTCTGGAGCCTCAGACGAGCATTCCATATGCACTGCGAAGTCGAAATGAAAACGTCTTGGATCTAGGCGATCCCTAATGCGGCTTAGCCATTTAGAGACTCCCCCTCCGGACAACCTGGGCAAAACATGAAGCACTCGTATAGGACGGTTTCCCATTTTAGGGTTACCCATCAAGTTGCACTCCCAATCTATTTATCGTCAATGCAGCCAGCGACCTAAACAAAAGGAAAACCTACGCGAAAACAGTTGTTATATATATGCAAAGCTTAGCACCGAATCCTATCGAGAGGATGAATCGGCCAGCCATAGCGGTCTCTAGGCAGATTTGTTTTTTGCCGGGGCGTTAATAGAAGCTTGATAATGTCGCCAAGTGTTCCGCGGCGTCTACCACTGTGATAAACAGGGTCATAAAGAGACGAATCCTGGGCGGCGCTCAGCATGTGCAAGCCTCGCTGCTTCGCATATCGTGCTATCTCGTACATTCGCTGATGGTCTTCGCGGCTTCTATACGGAATGTCAGGATGGATCCCGCCGATACCGTCGACTGCGGAGCGACGAATGAACTGATTGGGACCAGTCCATGCATGGATACGAGGAGCTTTACCAAAAACTAAGGCAACTGTGCGAAGAATCCGAAACAACGGATGCGTGTACTCATAAACGATGCCCGTGGAAAGGGCGATCACGTTATCGCGCTCTTTCAAGGTTCTTAAGTTCGTTTGCAAAATGGTAATGTGTGCAGCCAGCTGATTTCGATTTAAGGGTGGAACTACTCGGGCATCGCAATCGGTAAGCCACACGAACTCAACTGTCGGAGCCATACAATCGTAAGCCGCTCGGCGGGCCTTGCCCATACCGGGAATGGGCGCAAATGCCCTCTTAACACCGCAAGCTTCAATGACGAGGGGTGTTTCATCTGTGCTCGCGTTGTCAGCAACAATCAATTCCGCTTCGCCGGGAACCACGTCCAAAAGCGTATAGGAAACGAGAGTAGCGAGTAATTCCATCGCGTCGTTTCGTGTTGGCATCTGGATTGAGACGACAGGAGAGCTGTCGCTAAACTTAGCCGTAATTCGTTCTCGAATCGGCTCGCAAAATCGCCTAAACTCAGTCTCGCCAATAAGCTTACATACATTCGGTTCGCGTTGCTTGGCCCGCGATTATGCGGCATTTCGACACAGAAAGTAACTTAGATATTCATCCCAGGACCAAGATTGCCAATCCCGCAGGCTAGGGCGATGTGACAAGAGCATGGTTTACCTTTTCCGAAATTACTCTGATAACTTGGTCCTCATCTCCCACATTTTTGCATTGATATGAAACTCTTGAATCGCTTTTAACACGGCATAAATGAAACCTGGTTTACCGTCGAGGAAGCCCAGGCGGATGACGTACATGTAAATGAATCTCAGAAGAGGCCGGCAAGGCAGCCGAATCCACAGCTTTTTCAGCCATCGTTTGCGTTCGACCGGGTTACCAAGCAACCGTGCAGGGATCGAATGTGAAAGATCCTTCCCCTGCAGTAAATTGAGCCGCAGTTTAGCATCCCAGGTAGAATAGTTGTTATGCCGGACAATCCAGCGGGAAAGATCTTTATAGTCGAGGTGTAGCAGAGGCTCCCGCAAATATCCCGCTTTACCCTGAAGGACGACGTGTTCGTGGACTTCTACATCGCCCGCCGACTCTAATTCCTCGGTATCTAACTTTTCATATCGGCCAAGCTCATGTCTAAATAGTCGCAAATTCCAACTGGGGTAATTCCCGCCAAAGCGGAGCCACCGCCCCATAAAAATGAGTTTCCGATTCAGGTAATATCCGTCGAACCGGGGACCTTGTACAAACTCCTGTCGTATTTCCCGTTCGAGCTCGGGGGTAACCCGTTCGTCGGCATCCAGTAGAAGAACCCATTCGTTGCGAAAAGGTAAATTTTCCAGGGCCCAATTCTTTTTGCGAGGCCCGCCGGGTACGAATCTAAACTGGACCACCTTCGCCCCCATTGACTCCGCGATGGCGGCGGTCCGGTCCGTACTACCCGAGTCGACGACAAACACCTCATCGGCAAAACGGACACTTTCGAGGCACGCTGCGATATTCTGTTCTTCGTTGAGAACGGGCACGATAACCGAGATCGGCAGAGTGTCTTGCTTCGGCCGATCCGGTTCTTCGGCAATATTCGACCTTTCAGCAACTATACCTTCCGACATTGGGCAACCTTGCAATACACCAGTTCCAACTGATCTGCCACCGCCTGCCAAGTTAGGTGCTGTTGTACATACTCCCTTCCGCGTTGGCCGAGTTTGGTCTTATCGGCCTGGAGGATTTTTCGGATTCCCTCGGTCAGTCCTTCTACGCTGTCGTCAACCGTGAGCCCACAGCCAGAGGCATTGACATAAATGTGGCTGGCCACGCCTGGCGTCACCACAACTGGCAAGCCGTGGGCCATGGCCTCAACCACCACCACGCCGAAGTTTTCCGACTGAGACAGCAAGAACACGATGCTGCACCAATCATTTATTCTATGCATGTCAATGAAAAATCACCGTTAAGTATTCCCCAAGTGGAAGAATAGAACCCTTTCTCTTGTGAACATACCGCCGAAAAAGTTCTGTGACACCCGGGTAATAACGCTCATGAAGCTCAATAACCAAAGCGCGACAAGTAGTAAATAGGGTAGTGTCGAACAAAAGCCCTTCCGCACCCTCGATATCGCACTTTATAAGGTCCACCGGTCCACCTACAGCATGGACGAGCTCATCTGGTGTGACAACTGGCACCGTAAGTCCGAGGTGTTCTGATTTGGTGCGAAAAGACACTGTTAGAGCCTCTGGGTTCTCGATAACAACTGTTTCTTTTCGGGGCCAACATGCTGCTTCGACGACATGTACGTTAGTATATGGTCGGAGATTGCGCCGCAGTATCCTAGCATTGTCTGGATGGGGTTCCACGCACAGGATTTTGGCACGTGGCCATACTGCAACATACAGCAAGCTACAGTACCCCACATTTGCCCCCAAATCGACGATGGAACGAGGTTCAAAAGAAAGACTGGGCAAACACTCTCGATCTCTAACAATCTTTCGAAGTAACGCGAAGTCACTGGCATCTCGGCGAATCCACACACGTGATGGAATACCCCGTACGCGCACACCAAACTCCTTGGATGCGCAGAGTCGGTGCCAAACGATCTCAACCGCTCCTCTGAACCCGAATTCGCGGCAGTAGGCTATGAAGTTTCGGATTCTACCTCGCCATTGGGACCTAGCGGTGCGCATTCTTGTAGGCTTCAAGGTCAGCTTCCAAACATTTCAGGAAATCATCTGGCTGACAGAACCGTTTTGCTTTATTTGGTATATGCCGAAATAACTCTGCGGCGGCCACCGGTCCACTGCCGTTCTCCAGAAGAATACCATTAATCAGCGTACAGAACCGGTGACGGTACTCTTCGATTTTTTCCAGGACGCACGTTCGCACCCACTCTGGATGGAGGTTACGCGACGCAAGCTCATCCACAGCACGGGCTACGCTTTCTGGATTGTCATCTGCTATCAAGAAACAACCCTTTGGGAAAAGCGTGTCTCGTCCTCCCCGACAATGCGTGGAAACCACCGGTATGCCGCATAGCAAGTACTCACCAACAGCCTGACACTGTCCTTCTGTGGCACTAAGAGCGAGGCCAACTTTGGCACTCGAGATAACGGTGCGCAGTTCCGAACCTACAAGTTTTCGATATGTTCCAGTAACCCAGTTGGCCCAAGTCGCGTGGCTAAGAAGGCTCTTCGTACTATCGAGATACCGTACTTCGCTCGGGCTACTTGGCCGCAGATGGATTACAACCAGAGAGGATACGTTTTTTGCCAGGTAGTGTCTCTTGAACGGGCTTGGTCTGGCGTTTAAGCAAGCTAAGTACAATTGTTTAGTCCGCTCTGGATAGTATTCGTACTCACTTAAAAAGCAATTCTTATTGATGTGAATTGCTGTGAGTCCTAGTTTCTTAAGTAATATCATTTCTTGTTCTGAATTACAAAGGAATATCAAAGCATGATGGGGAGATTTTCGCTCTAAAGTCCTCGCCTGCCGCCGTAATCGTACAGCGTGATATAAGGATTCCATTGACCAGGAAAATGCGACCAGAATTGTAACCGGCACACTCTCAAGTTGATTGGATATCCAAGCAACGTTCCAGAGCGACCGCATCACGGATGTCATAATAATTAGAGGTTTAGGGTGGATTAAACAGTAGTTAAATGGGCCTGAGGGCCGCATCGCATCGTGCGTGACCAAGGCTTTGATCGAGCGTAGGAACTCCCGAATTGTGCCCATGGTTCCGGCTATTGTGCTCCAAATCAAGGATTTATTTGGTTGTTAACCGTATCTGTTGGTTTACAGACCGGTTTCTCCTGCGAGTCCTTTGGTTTCGAATTATTGCTGCATAGACTTCACTTATCTTCTCGCTCACTACAATCCATGTTAGGTGTTGTCTCACATACTCCCTTCCGCGTTGGCCGAGTTCGGTCTTATCGGCCTGGAGGATTTTTTTAATCCCGTCGGTCAGCGCGTCGACGCTGTCCTCCACTGTCAGCCCGCAGCCTGAAGCGTCCACGTAGATGTGGCTGGCCACGCCCGGTGTCACCACAACTGGCAAGCGGTGGGCCATGGCCTCAACCACCACCACGCCGAAGTTTTCCGACTGAGACGGAAGCACGAGAACGTCAGCCGCCTCGAACAGTTGTCGTTTTTGATCGCCCGTCACAAAACCGAAGCGTTTCACCTGTCCATTGAGTCCGCTTGATGCGATGGCGGCAGCAAGTTGTGATTCGGCACCCGCGTCAGGCCCGGCAAAGATAGTAAATAAATCTGGATATTCTGAAAGAAGTTTAGACGCGGCCTGAATGACCCAATCAGGACGTTTTTTCGGAGTTAATCGGGAGAGATAAAGAAGCACTTTCGCCCGCTCCGGTATATTTAACGCCCGGCGTGCTGCCGGAGCATCGGTTTGCGCATCCTTCACGCCGGCTACTCCATGGGGTATAACCACCACATTGTTCAATCCAAACTGTTCGCGCAGCTCATCTTTCTCGGCGGGAGTTGTTGCCTGAACCGCCGCGGCCAGTCGCAGGTCCTTCGCCACAAAGAGCGTGGTGAACCACCTTTTCATTGCGGTGCGGCCAAGGGCCATGCAACGGGGGGCGAAGGTACCTGCGGGGCGCATGATATAGGGGACGCCGAACCTGCGGGCCAGCCGGGGGGCGAATGTCGTCAGGTGGCTGAACACCCCATGGATGTGGACGATATCGGGTCGAGCATCTAAATCCGCCAGCCGACGCCGAAGCCACCGATATGCTTGTGGGGTCCAGGTAAATCGAGCAACGGGGCGCGTACGACCATAACCACGGGCAATGAACAGCTCGGCCCCTGAAAAGGCTGGATCATTGTTCATTCGCTCGCGAAATTGATCATCCGGCATCCACGGTTCGGCAGATTGGGCATTGGTCGTGAGAATACTCACCTGATGGCCACGCCGCACCTGCTCCTGGACCAGGCCCCTCAACGCGTGGCTTGGACCACCGGACCGGGGATCAATGCTGTGGATGATGTGGAGGATACGCACGGATCAAGAATGCCCAATAACAACACACTGATATTCGGGAGTTCTCGTCTTTACAAGGCGGGACTGTGTCGTGCCAATGCGGGATAAGAAATCCAGAACCCCCAGTCCGAATCCAAATAGGAAGGTGTTGATGGTCGATCCCAAAATCAGGGCCGATTCCGCCATCCCATGAACCGCAAGCCCAATCACGATTGCCAAAGCGAACCAAAACTGCGGAGCCCATTCCGGCGATAAAGATTTGTAAACACGTCGAGCCGTGCTGAGAATAGACATACCTGCTATCACAAGCGCAATTGCCCCGAAAATGCCAGATTCCGCAACTGTTTGCAAATAGAGGTTTTGCAAATTCCCTGTACTTCTGCCAGAGCTTGATAACCAGCCGTGACCGAAAACAGGCTGACTGAGAATTAACTTGATTCCAACTTGCCACATTCCAGCACGCGTGTTCTTCTCGAAATCAGTCAATCTCTCGGTGGCCTCAACCGGAAGTTGAGCGCTCCAAACCAGCAATATCAGCGTCACACCAGCAACCGGCAATAAGAATCTTGCAGGACGGCGTATCCAAGGGACTAATTGAAGTGAACCACCAAGAACCGCTAACGCCAATGCAGCCCTCGACCCAGTTGCCACGACCAACAGTATCAAAATTGCTGTCCCTAAAGTACCTAGAAGGCGCCAAATGCCTCGATCGTTTATTGCTAAATATGACGTAAGAAATAGATAGCCTCCGGCTGTCATTCCAACCGCGTTGGCATTAATTCCATAAATAGCCAGCCGGCCAAGACGCGTCGTTTCTGCAGGATTTCTCAAATACTCGTACCAGGTCACGACAGCGGCCACTGTGGCAATCCCTCCCAGCCACTTCATCAG
This is a stretch of genomic DNA from Thermogutta terrifontis. It encodes these proteins:
- a CDS encoding glycosyltransferase family 2 protein, with the translated sequence MTTLADSVLPESCFVVVPAFNEAPRIGRTLESLLQVARSVVVVDDGSADNTAEVALNYPVWVLRHPVNLGAGAATQTGISFALRQGAEYVATFDADGQHRAEDLPKLMQILLNNKANIVFGSRFLGKAIDMPFHRKVMLKVASAAVWVLCGIWVTDVTTGLRLMDAKAARMIKITMNRFEHPIDLLHQVRVKKLRFAEGPATILYSADSLRKGQRTSDVFRLALQIIAERVMR
- a CDS encoding bi-domain-containing oxidoreductase is translated as MYQLLQNVRNGRLELADIPLPQVGGNRLLVRTEASLISAGTERMVAQLARKGLLGKARARPDLVKKVLTKLQRDGLWATLRSVQQQLDRWMPLGYSCAGEIVAAGPAVRHFRVGQRVACAGAGIANHAEYNAVPELLAAPIPDGVACEDAAYATLGAIALQGIRNADVQVGEYVVVIGLGLLGQLAVQILKAAGCQVAGLDPVPARRELALTGGASLALPPDSASISAVRTWTHGLGADAIIITAATSSNAPVELAAELARDRARVIMVGVTGMNIPRKPYYEKELTFIVSRSYGPGRYDPDYEEHGHDYPPGYIRWTEQRNLQAFLELVAAGSVRPSILTTHRFPIDRAIEAFELMLHGREPYLGIVLTYPSRETASARRIELLAPARPIDKATLGVSFIGAGNFAQAVLLPILKKLPQVRFRGIVTASGMTAQTVGKKYGFQWCATDVDEILNDSDTDVVFIVTRHSQHAPLVCRALEAGKAVFCEKPLAITPDQLEAVQATLQKTGGHLMVGFNRRFAPLAQELKQFTKGRGPLSVTYRVNAGPIPRDHWLADPAEGGRIIGEACHFFDFFAFLTDSEPLELQRLSPQGVSPRDDGQFLVRYKDGSICHLIYSTNGSPGFSKERIEVHAGGCSAVLEDFKTLILDDGIRRHKKNLWTADKGHSRAIAAFLASLADSRPLIAPETFIHVTLLTLCAAGVVERLPATG
- a CDS encoding polysaccharide deacetylase family protein gives rise to the protein MHWSELKEWLARGHEVGAHSLTHIPLTYCSDQRLCQELLESKNILEDKLGIEILHFAYPFGIFNRRIETLIREQNIYYTVATTRRGTNSPKSCTYRLYRIQVHPGFRPQDVALRMRAAERFGWVWRLRSAGKYAPARPTHLFDEIPQEVISDYSA
- a CDS encoding glycosyltransferase encodes the protein MGNPKMGNRPIRVLHVLPRLSGGGVSKWLSRIRDRLDPRRFHFDFAVHMECSSEAPENLLAQGAQIYRLPNRKHLLGYRRSLSKILKNNAYDAVHTHYHFFSIVPLQIAASNHVPVRIAHAQTAGRQTTTVLRVVPTVVSKLINLFPTHWLACSQAAAYSLFGCKFSKKAKERGKLHILPGGIDPAIHSPHLNQDDIRRELNIDPNAFVVGHVGNFLEAKNHVFLLEVFRELVNRRKDACLLLVGEGPLRQKVEKMARSMGISHHIRMMGYRNDVHTLLGALDVMVFPSKWEGLPIALVEAQLCGIPIVASDNVTREVILSENLQFLSLSASPSEWASCALNLARRRGYYVDRDIRQSQTLHHRLSRQCFDFHLRAGIARIPEMMRYQEVLLRAFAFSTVSRWPRHRWYILLYHDVPKNCAEAFEKQVKWLKERFEVATISEALRRLGDARHTSPLLTITFDDAEKSVYETVLPILEGHNLKACTYMPCRAM
- a CDS encoding glycosyltransferase family 2 protein produces the protein MSEGIVAERSNIAEEPDRPKQDTLPISVIVPVLNEEQNIAACLESVRFADEVFVVDSGSTDRTAAIAESMGAKVVQFRFVPGGPRKKNWALENLPFRNEWVLLLDADERVTPELEREIRQEFVQGPRFDGYYLNRKLIFMGRWLRFGGNYPSWNLRLFRHELGRYEKLDTEELESAGDVEVHEHVVLQGKAGYLREPLLHLDYKDLSRWIVRHNNYSTWDAKLRLNLLQGKDLSHSIPARLLGNPVERKRWLKKLWIRLPCRPLLRFIYMYVIRLGFLDGKPGFIYAVLKAIQEFHINAKMWEMRTKLSE
- a CDS encoding glycosyltransferase, yielding MHRINDWCSIVFLLSQSENFGVVVVEAMAHGLPVVVTPGVASHIYVNASGCGLTVDDSVEGLTEGIRKILQADKTKLGQRGREYVQQHLTWQAVADQLELVYCKVAQCRKV
- a CDS encoding FkbM family methyltransferase, which gives rise to MRTARSQWRGRIRNFIAYCREFGFRGAVEIVWHRLCASKEFGVRVRGIPSRVWIRRDASDFALLRKIVRDRECLPSLSFEPRSIVDLGANVGYCSLLYVAVWPRAKILCVEPHPDNARILRRNLRPYTNVHVVEAACWPRKETVVIENPEALTVSFRTKSEHLGLTVPVVTPDELVHAVGGPVDLIKCDIEGAEGLLFDTTLFTTCRALVIELHERYYPGVTELFRRYVHKRKGSILPLGEYLTVIFH
- a CDS encoding glycosyltransferase, whose amino-acid sequence is MGTIREFLRSIKALVTHDAMRPSGPFNYCLIHPKPLIIMTSVMRSLWNVAWISNQLESVPVTILVAFSWSMESLYHAVRLRRQARTLERKSPHHALIFLCNSEQEMILLKKLGLTAIHINKNCFLSEYEYYPERTKQLYLACLNARPSPFKRHYLAKNVSSLVVIHLRPSSPSEVRYLDSTKSLLSHATWANWVTGTYRKLVGSELRTVISSAKVGLALSATEGQCQAVGEYLLCGIPVVSTHCRGGRDTLFPKGCFLIADDNPESVARAVDELASRNLHPEWVRTCVLEKIEEYRHRFCTLINGILLENGSGPVAAAELFRHIPNKAKRFCQPDDFLKCLEADLEAYKNAHR
- a CDS encoding glycosyltransferase, with protein sequence MRILHIIHSIDPRSGGPSHALRGLVQEQVRRGHQVSILTTNAQSAEPWMPDDQFRERMNNDPAFSGAELFIARGYGRTRPVARFTWTPQAYRWLRRRLADLDARPDIVHIHGVFSHLTTFAPRLARRFGVPYIMRPAGTFAPRCMALGRTAMKRWFTTLFVAKDLRLAAAVQATTPAEKDELREQFGLNNVVVIPHGVAGVKDAQTDAPAARRALNIPERAKVLLYLSRLTPKKRPDWVIQAASKLLSEYPDLFTIFAGPDAGAESQLAAAIASSGLNGQVKRFGFVTGDQKRQLFEAADVLVLPSQSENFGVVVVEAMAHRLPVVVTPGVASHIYVDASGCGLTVEDSVDALTDGIKKILQADKTELGQRGREYVRQHLTWIVVSEKISEVYAAIIRNQRTRRRNRSVNQQIRLTTK
- a CDS encoding O-antigen ligase family protein; amino-acid sequence: MNFATTTRPLVFFPAVIAGVFLVIAPLSLATQWESSSQLKLLRIGLCFLGGIAALLSGALRRSGGATPAILWFAFIYVLAATWSRYPLQGIAYKTLFLSSLCFGIAMGLSSPTSASLRQLMKWLGGIATVAAVVTWYEYLRNPAETTRLGRLAIYGINANAVGMTAGGYLFLTSYLAINDRGIWRLLGTLGTAILILLVVATGSRAALALAVLGGSLQLVPWIRRPARFLLPVAGVTLILLVWSAQLPVEATERLTDFEKNTRAGMWQVGIKLILSQPVFGHGWLSSSGRSTGNLQNLYLQTVAESGIFGAIALVIAGMSILSTARRVYKSLSPEWAPQFWFALAIVIGLAVHGMAESALILGSTINTFLFGFGLGVLDFLSRIGTTQSRLVKTRTPEYQCVVIGHS